The following are from one region of the Escherichia sp. E4742 genome:
- a CDS encoding DUF4387 domain-containing protein: MKQSIVSLAQVIRSKNAGPYELVLDILFKTKENYERVKSSGQLTPELIARLYHVEPDFIHRIVWFDPSNAVKIVMPRDIISGNVGDNDVYGAQQHAPLLSIHFDI; this comes from the coding sequence ATGAAACAGTCAATTGTCTCACTGGCGCAAGTCATTCGTTCGAAAAATGCTGGCCCCTACGAACTGGTGTTAGATATTTTATTTAAAACGAAAGAAAACTATGAGCGAGTTAAATCATCAGGGCAATTAACTCCAGAGCTGATTGCGCGCTTATATCATGTTGAACCTGACTTTATTCATCGTATTGTCTGGTTTGATCCTTCTAATGCAGTAAAAATCGTCATGCCACGAGATATTATCTCCGGGAATGTGGGCGATAATGATGTTTATGGTGCGCAGCAGCACGCACCTTTATTAAGCATTCATTTTGACATTTAA
- a CDS encoding acyclic terpene utilization AtuA family protein produces the protein MARSFKVLSPTAILGYGFPEESFRKAMAESPDLIAVDAGSSDPGPHYLGAGKPFTDRAGVKRDLRYMITAGVQNNIPVVIGTAGGSGAAPHLEWCRQIIHEIAQEEKLSFSMALIPADVDKAIVHQALDNGKITALDFVPPLTHDAIDESTYIVAQMGIEPFQRALKEGAQVVLGGRAYDPACFAALPIMQGFDEGLALHCGKILECAAIAATPGSGSDCAMGIIDDNGFTLKTFNPQRKFTETSAAAHTLYEKSDPYFLPGPGGVLNLKGCTFKAVNDGEVYVSGSKHEETPYALKLEGARQVGFRCLTIAGTRDPIMIAGIDKIIEDVKASVTRNLSLTDDSIRMTFHLYGKNGVMGDHEPMETAGHELGIVLDVVAPTQEIANSVCSLVRSTMLHYGYENRIATAGNLAFPFSPSDIQSGPVYEFSIYHLIEANDALRFDFHIEQVTPEGVQA, from the coding sequence ATGGCTCGTTCTTTTAAAGTCTTATCACCTACTGCGATCCTCGGTTACGGCTTCCCTGAAGAGAGCTTCCGCAAAGCGATGGCGGAATCTCCCGATCTGATCGCCGTTGATGCCGGATCTTCCGATCCTGGCCCGCACTATCTGGGGGCGGGTAAGCCCTTTACCGACCGCGCGGGAGTTAAACGCGACCTGCGCTATATGATAACCGCAGGCGTGCAAAATAATATTCCAGTGGTGATCGGGACGGCCGGTGGTTCTGGCGCAGCCCCGCATTTGGAGTGGTGTCGTCAAATTATTCACGAGATTGCGCAAGAGGAAAAACTTTCGTTTTCGATGGCGCTGATCCCGGCGGACGTTGACAAAGCCATCGTCCACCAGGCACTGGATAACGGCAAAATAACGGCGCTGGATTTTGTCCCGCCGTTAACACACGACGCGATTGACGAAAGTACCTATATCGTCGCGCAAATGGGCATCGAGCCCTTCCAGCGGGCGCTGAAAGAAGGCGCACAGGTGGTGCTGGGCGGCCGGGCTTATGATCCGGCCTGCTTTGCCGCGCTACCCATCATGCAAGGCTTTGACGAAGGGCTGGCGCTGCACTGTGGGAAAATTCTCGAATGTGCAGCAATTGCCGCGACGCCAGGCTCCGGCTCTGACTGTGCGATGGGCATCATCGACGATAATGGCTTCACGCTGAAGACGTTCAATCCGCAGCGTAAATTCACCGAAACATCCGCAGCCGCGCATACGCTGTATGAGAAATCGGACCCGTACTTCCTGCCGGGACCAGGTGGTGTTCTGAATCTGAAAGGCTGCACCTTCAAAGCCGTAAACGACGGTGAAGTTTATGTCAGCGGTTCTAAGCATGAAGAAACGCCATATGCCCTGAAACTGGAAGGTGCACGGCAGGTGGGCTTCCGCTGCCTGACCATCGCAGGCACTCGCGACCCAATAATGATCGCCGGGATCGACAAAATCATTGAAGATGTCAAAGCCAGCGTAACGCGCAACCTGTCGCTGACCGATGACAGCATTCGAATGACATTCCACCTGTACGGTAAAAATGGGGTCATGGGCGACCACGAGCCCATGGAAACTGCCGGACATGAACTGGGGATCGTCCTGGATGTGGTCGCGCCGACGCAAGAAATCGCCAACAGTGTTTGTTCACTGGTGCGCTCCACTATGCTGCATTACGGTTATGAAAATCGCATCGCCACTGCGGGCAACCTGGCGTTCCCATTCTCCCCTTCTGATATCCAGAGCGGACCCGTATACGAGTTTTCTATCTATCACCTGATTGAAGCCAACGACGCACTGCGGTTTGATTTCCATATTGAACAGGTGACGCCAGAAGGAGTTCAGGCATGA
- a CDS encoding methylaspartate ammonia-lyase → MKIKQALFTAGYSSFYFDDQQAIKNGAGHDGFFYTGEPVTSGFSAVRQAGECVSVQLILENGAVAVGDCAAVQYSGAGGRDPLFLAEHFIPFLNDHIKPLLEGRDVDAFVPNARFFDKLRIDGNLLHTAVRYGLSQALLDATALATGRLKTEVVCDEWQLPRVAKSIPFFGQSGDDRYIAVDKMILKGIDVLPHALINNVEEKLGFKGEKLREYIRWLSDRILSKRTSARYHPTLHIDVYGTIGLIFDMDPVRCAQYIASLEEETQGLPLYIEGPVDAGNKPDQIRLLTAITKELTRLGSGVKIVADEWCNTYQDIVDFTDAASCHMVQIKTPDLGSIHNIVDAVLYCNSHGMEAYQGGTCNETDVSARTCVHVALAARPMRMLVKPGMGFDEGLDIVFNEMNRTIALMLAKD, encoded by the coding sequence ATGAAAATAAAACAGGCCCTGTTCACCGCTGGCTACTCCTCATTCTATTTCGATGACCAGCAGGCGATAAAAAACGGAGCGGGCCACGACGGATTTTTTTATACCGGGGAGCCGGTTACGTCTGGTTTTAGCGCAGTACGTCAGGCCGGGGAGTGCGTTTCAGTTCAGTTGATTCTGGAAAATGGCGCGGTCGCGGTTGGTGACTGTGCTGCGGTACAGTACTCCGGGGCAGGCGGTCGCGATCCGCTGTTCCTCGCCGAGCATTTTATTCCGTTCCTTAATGACCATATCAAACCGTTACTGGAAGGCCGCGATGTGGATGCGTTTGTGCCGAACGCCCGTTTTTTCGACAAGCTACGTATTGACGGCAACTTGCTGCATACCGCCGTGCGCTATGGATTATCGCAGGCGTTGCTTGACGCTACCGCGCTGGCAACGGGCCGTCTGAAAACTGAAGTCGTTTGCGATGAATGGCAGCTACCGCGCGTGGCAAAATCCATTCCTTTCTTTGGTCAGAGCGGCGACGATCGGTATATCGCCGTCGATAAGATGATCCTTAAAGGGATCGACGTACTGCCCCATGCGCTGATTAATAACGTCGAAGAGAAGCTGGGCTTTAAGGGCGAAAAACTGCGCGAATATATCCGCTGGTTGTCAGATCGCATTCTGAGCAAACGCACCAGCGCTCGCTACCACCCTACGCTGCACATCGATGTATACGGCACCATCGGTCTGATCTTCGACATGGATCCTGTTCGCTGCGCGCAATACATCGCCAGCCTGGAAGAAGAAACACAAGGTCTGCCGCTGTACATTGAAGGTCCGGTCGATGCCGGTAACAAACCTGACCAAATTCGCCTGTTGACTGCCATCACCAAAGAGCTGACGCGCCTCGGTTCCGGCGTGAAAATTGTCGCCGACGAATGGTGTAACACCTACCAGGATATCGTTGATTTCACTGATGCAGCCAGTTGCCACATGGTGCAAATCAAAACGCCTGATCTGGGCAGTATTCATAACATCGTCGATGCGGTTCTGTACTGCAACAGCCACGGAATGGAAGCTTATCAGGGTGGCACCTGTAACGAAACCGATGTCAGCGCCCGAACTTGTGTCCACGTAGCTCTTGCCGCGCGTCCCATGCGGATGCTGGTGAAACCGGGGATGGGGTTTGACGAAGGCCTCGACATCGTGTTCAACGAAATGAATCGTACTATCGCGCTGATGCTGGCTAAGGATTAA
- a CDS encoding methylaspartate mutase subunit E produces MELRNKKLTHDEFMTERQQVLKTWETGKDVENFEDGVKYQQTIPDHKRFSLALLKADLEGKTLSQPRAGVALMDEHIELLKTLQDECDLLPSTIDAYTRLNRYEEAAVGIKKSIEAGTSKLNGLPVVNHGVAACRRLTETLQKPLQIRHGTPDARLLAEISMASGFTSYEGGGISYNIPYAKRVTLEKSIRDWQYCDRLMGLYEEHGIRINREPFGPLTGTLIPPFISHSIAIIEGLLALEQGVKSITVGYGQVGSLTQDIAAIQSLRELAHEYFQNHGYAEYELSTVFHQWMGGFPEDESKAFAIISWGAAVAGMSGATKVITKSPHEAWGIPTAAANVQGLKASRQMLNMVSDQKFPPCPAVELEVELIKSEVRAVLNKVFELGNGDIARGTVLAFEAGVLDVPFAPAACNAGKILPVRDNTGAIRVLEAGAVPLPKDILDLHHDYVAERARFEGRQPTFQMVVDDINAVSHSKLIGRP; encoded by the coding sequence ATGGAACTTCGAAATAAGAAATTAACCCATGACGAATTCATGACCGAGCGGCAACAGGTACTGAAAACCTGGGAAACCGGCAAGGATGTTGAAAACTTCGAAGATGGCGTTAAATATCAACAAACTATTCCTGATCACAAACGCTTCTCCCTTGCCCTACTGAAAGCAGACCTGGAAGGTAAAACGCTTAGCCAACCGCGCGCAGGCGTGGCGTTGATGGACGAACACATCGAGCTACTGAAAACACTGCAAGATGAGTGCGATTTGCTGCCGAGCACCATCGATGCCTATACCCGTCTGAATCGTTACGAAGAAGCCGCGGTAGGGATTAAAAAATCCATCGAAGCCGGAACCTCTAAACTGAACGGTTTACCGGTGGTTAACCACGGCGTCGCAGCATGCCGTCGTCTGACCGAAACCTTGCAAAAACCGTTACAGATCCGCCATGGCACACCAGATGCGCGGCTGCTGGCTGAAATCTCAATGGCCAGCGGCTTCACCAGCTATGAAGGCGGCGGCATTTCCTACAATATTCCGTATGCCAAACGCGTAACGCTGGAAAAATCGATCCGCGACTGGCAGTACTGCGACCGTTTAATGGGGCTGTATGAAGAGCACGGAATTCGCATCAACCGCGAACCGTTTGGCCCGCTTACAGGTACCTTGATTCCACCGTTTATCTCGCACTCTATTGCGATAATCGAAGGCTTGCTGGCACTGGAACAGGGCGTGAAATCTATCACTGTCGGTTATGGTCAGGTCGGAAGCCTGACGCAAGATATTGCGGCGATCCAGTCTCTGCGGGAACTCGCTCACGAATACTTCCAGAATCATGGCTATGCAGAGTACGAATTAAGTACGGTGTTCCACCAGTGGATGGGCGGTTTTCCGGAAGACGAGTCAAAAGCGTTCGCGATTATCTCCTGGGGCGCGGCGGTTGCCGGAATGTCGGGCGCGACCAAAGTAATCACCAAGAGTCCGCATGAAGCCTGGGGCATCCCTACCGCTGCCGCCAACGTGCAGGGACTGAAAGCCTCCCGACAAATGCTAAATATGGTTAGCGATCAGAAATTCCCACCGTGTCCTGCGGTGGAACTGGAAGTTGAGCTGATTAAGAGTGAAGTTCGCGCCGTGCTGAATAAAGTGTTCGAACTGGGGAATGGGGATATCGCGCGCGGTACGGTGCTGGCATTTGAAGCGGGCGTACTGGATGTGCCGTTTGCGCCAGCTGCCTGCAACGCGGGCAAAATTCTTCCGGTCCGTGACAACACCGGCGCGATACGCGTGCTGGAAGCCGGCGCCGTTCCGTTGCCAAAAGACATTCTCGACCTTCACCACGATTATGTTGCCGAACGCGCACGCTTTGAAGGACGCCAACCGACATTCCAGATGGTTGTAGATGACATCAATGCTGTATCCCACAGTAAATTAATAGGAAGACCATAA
- the glmL gene encoding methylaspartate mutase accessory protein GlmL: protein MQIVSVDIGSTWTKAALFTREGDALTLVNHVLTPTTTHHLADGFFSSLNQVLNVDNALPLLKSGEVALKYSSSAKGGLAVAAMGLVPSITLESAKVTAHSAGAKIAQHYSYKLNRRDIQALEESPPDILLFTGGTDGGEESYGLNNARMLAESKLECAIIYAGNRDIQDNIQDILGHKDLTIVDNVLPDLENPSPFAARQAICDIFLKRIVKGKGLDVIVDETGEEPMPTPWTVFELVKAISNVDSSWKEFMLIDMGGATTDMYSACANNLSPDTVLHGVPEPFVKRTVEGDLGMRVSAMVVGESAKDLVNVIFSQHPTQQDAFYHYLRHLVAHPDHLPTNAEEKYFDTVLAGLCVGYATERHAGTKKEVCTCVGNVDLQMGRDLTTVRKVVGSGGWLSRASQFDIHHWLKYRELNDDGKRILLPTEFEYYRDSRGLFPLLANVARVDPQAAARTSIQCLTL, encoded by the coding sequence ATGCAAATCGTCTCTGTCGATATTGGATCGACGTGGACCAAAGCTGCCCTCTTTACCCGGGAGGGGGACGCGTTAACGCTGGTTAACCACGTTCTGACCCCAACCACCACGCATCATCTGGCCGATGGTTTTTTCTCAAGCCTGAATCAGGTGTTAAACGTAGATAACGCCCTCCCTCTGTTAAAAAGCGGCGAAGTCGCATTGAAGTACTCCTCTTCAGCCAAAGGTGGACTGGCGGTTGCCGCAATGGGATTAGTGCCTTCTATTACCCTGGAATCCGCGAAAGTAACCGCTCACTCTGCTGGCGCTAAAATTGCACAACATTACTCCTACAAGTTGAACCGCCGTGATATTCAGGCACTGGAAGAGTCACCCCCCGATATCCTCTTGTTCACGGGCGGCACCGATGGCGGAGAAGAGAGTTACGGGCTAAATAACGCCCGTATGCTGGCGGAATCAAAACTCGAGTGCGCCATTATTTATGCCGGAAACAGGGACATTCAGGACAATATACAGGACATCCTCGGGCATAAAGATCTGACTATCGTCGATAACGTCCTGCCTGACCTTGAAAATCCCTCCCCTTTCGCCGCGCGACAGGCCATCTGCGACATTTTCCTCAAACGCATTGTTAAAGGAAAAGGGCTGGATGTCATTGTTGATGAAACGGGCGAAGAGCCGATGCCAACGCCGTGGACAGTTTTTGAACTGGTTAAGGCAATCAGTAATGTCGATAGCAGTTGGAAAGAGTTCATGCTGATCGACATGGGCGGCGCAACCACCGATATGTATTCTGCCTGTGCCAATAATCTCTCACCCGACACCGTTTTACACGGCGTACCGGAACCCTTCGTAAAACGGACCGTTGAAGGCGATCTGGGAATGCGCGTCTCAGCCATGGTGGTTGGTGAAAGCGCAAAAGACTTAGTTAATGTGATCTTTTCTCAGCACCCCACGCAGCAGGACGCTTTTTATCATTATCTCCGTCATTTGGTTGCACATCCCGACCATTTACCCACTAACGCAGAAGAAAAATATTTCGATACTGTGCTGGCTGGGCTGTGTGTTGGTTACGCCACTGAACGTCATGCTGGCACCAAAAAAGAGGTCTGCACCTGCGTCGGCAATGTCGATTTACAGATGGGACGCGACCTGACCACCGTGCGCAAAGTCGTTGGTTCCGGTGGATGGCTGTCGCGCGCCAGCCAGTTTGATATTCATCACTGGCTGAAGTACCGCGAGTTAAACGACGACGGCAAACGCATTCTCTTACCGACCGAATTTGAATATTACCGCGATTCACGGGGGCTATTTCCACTGCTGGCAAACGTCGCCAGAGTCGATCCGCAGGCCGCCGCGCGTACCAGTATTCAATGCTTAACCCTATAA
- the glmS gene encoding methylaspartate mutase subunit S, translating into MKKATLVLGVIGADCHAVGNKVLDRVFTSHDFRVINLGVMVSQDEYIDAAIETGADAIVVSSIYGHGDIDCLGMRERCIERGLGDILLYVGGNLVVGKHDFADVEIKFKEMGFDRVFAPSHDLEDVCQLMANDINQRHGVKTRIFEEAI; encoded by the coding sequence ATGAAGAAAGCAACACTAGTGCTTGGCGTTATTGGTGCCGACTGCCATGCAGTTGGCAATAAAGTTCTGGATCGCGTTTTTACTTCTCATGACTTCAGAGTCATAAACCTGGGCGTAATGGTCAGCCAGGATGAATATATTGATGCTGCCATTGAAACTGGCGCTGACGCGATAGTGGTTTCTTCTATCTATGGGCATGGAGATATCGACTGTCTGGGCATGCGTGAACGCTGCATCGAACGTGGGCTGGGCGACATTCTGCTCTATGTAGGAGGAAACCTGGTGGTGGGTAAACATGACTTCGCTGACGTGGAAATCAAATTCAAAGAGATGGGTTTTGACCGCGTCTTCGCCCCCAGTCATGACTTAGAAGATGTCTGCCAGCTGATGGCCAACGATATCAACCAGCGTCATGGTGTTAAAACACGTATTTTCGAAGAGGCCATCTGA
- the cydA gene encoding cytochrome ubiquinol oxidase subunit I: protein MLDIVELSRLQFALTAMYHFLFVPLTLGMAFLLAIMETVYVLSGKQIYKDMTKFWGKLFGINFALGVATGLTMEFQFGTNWSYYSHYVGDIFGAPLAIEGLMAFFLESTFVGLFFFGWDRLGKVQHMCVTWLVALGSNLSALWILVANGWMQNPIASDFNFETMRMEMVSFSELVLNPVAQVKFVHTVASGYVTGAMFILGISAWYMLKGRDFAFAKRSFAIAASFGMAAVLSVIVLGDESGYEMGDVQKTKLAAIEAEWETQPAPAAFTLFGIPDQDEQTNKFAIQIPYALGIIATRSVDTPVIGLKELMVQHEERIRNGMKAYSLLEQLRSGTTDQAVRDQFNSMKKDLGYGLLLKRYTPNVADATEAQIQQATKDSIPRVAPLYFAFRIMVACGFLLLAIIALSFWSVIRNRIGEKKWLLRAALYGIPLPWIAVEAGWFVAEYGRQPWAIGEVLPTAVANSSLTAGDLIFSMVLICGLYTLFLVAELFLMFKFARLGPSSLKTGRYHFEQSSTTTQPAR from the coding sequence ATGTTAGATATAGTCGAACTGTCGCGCTTACAGTTTGCCTTGACCGCGATGTACCACTTCCTTTTTGTGCCGCTGACGCTCGGTATGGCGTTCCTGCTGGCCATTATGGAAACGGTCTACGTCCTTTCCGGCAAACAGATTTATAAAGATATGACCAAGTTCTGGGGCAAGTTGTTTGGTATCAACTTTGCTCTGGGTGTGGCAACCGGTCTGACCATGGAGTTCCAGTTCGGGACTAACTGGTCTTACTATTCCCACTATGTAGGGGATATCTTCGGTGCGCCGCTGGCAATCGAAGGTCTGATGGCCTTCTTCCTCGAATCCACCTTTGTAGGTCTGTTCTTCTTCGGTTGGGATCGTCTGGGTAAAGTTCAGCATATGTGTGTTACCTGGCTGGTGGCGCTCGGTTCAAACCTGTCCGCACTGTGGATTCTGGTTGCGAACGGCTGGATGCAAAACCCAATCGCGTCCGATTTCAATTTCGAAACCATGCGTATGGAGATGGTGAGCTTCTCCGAACTGGTGCTTAACCCGGTTGCTCAGGTGAAATTCGTTCACACTGTAGCCTCTGGTTATGTGACTGGCGCGATGTTCATCCTCGGTATCAGCGCATGGTATATGCTGAAAGGCCGTGACTTCGCCTTCGCTAAACGCTCCTTTGCTATCGCTGCAAGCTTCGGTATGGCTGCCGTTCTGTCTGTTATTGTTCTGGGTGATGAATCCGGTTACGAAATGGGCGACGTGCAGAAAACCAAACTGGCTGCAATTGAAGCCGAGTGGGAAACGCAACCTGCGCCTGCTGCCTTTACTCTGTTCGGTATTCCTGATCAGGATGAGCAGACGAACAAATTTGCGATCCAGATCCCTTACGCGCTGGGCATCATTGCAACGCGTTCCGTGGATACGCCAGTTATCGGCCTGAAAGAGCTGATGGTTCAGCATGAAGAACGCATCCGTAACGGGATGAAAGCGTACTCTTTGCTCGAACAACTGCGTTCTGGTACTACCGACCAGGCGGTTCGTGACCAGTTCAATAGCATGAAGAAAGACCTCGGTTACGGTCTGCTGCTGAAACGCTATACACCAAACGTGGCTGATGCGACTGAAGCTCAGATTCAACAGGCAACCAAAGACTCCATTCCGCGTGTAGCGCCGCTGTACTTCGCGTTCCGTATTATGGTGGCGTGTGGCTTCCTGCTGCTGGCAATCATTGCGCTCTCCTTCTGGAGTGTCATCCGCAACCGCATTGGCGAGAAAAAATGGCTGCTGCGCGCCGCGCTGTACGGTATTCCGCTGCCGTGGATTGCTGTAGAAGCGGGCTGGTTCGTTGCCGAATATGGTCGCCAACCGTGGGCTATCGGTGAAGTGCTGCCTACCGCCGTGGCGAACTCGTCACTGACCGCAGGCGACCTCATCTTCTCGATGGTGCTGATTTGCGGCCTGTATACCCTGTTCCTGGTGGCAGAATTGTTCTTAATGTTCAAGTTTGCACGCCTCGGCCCAAGCAGCCTGAAAACCGGTCGCTATCACTTTGAGCAGTCCTCCACGACTACTCAGCCGGCACGCTAA
- the cydB gene encoding cytochrome d ubiquinol oxidase subunit II gives MIDYEVLRFIWWLLVGILLIGFAVTDGFDMGVGMLTRFLGRNDTERRIMINSIAPHWDGNQVWLITAGGALFAAWPMVYAAAFSGFYVAMILVLASLFFRPVGFDYRSKIEETRWRNMWDWGIFIGSFVPPLVIGVAFGNLLQGVPFNVDEYLRLYYTGNFFQLLNPFGLLAGVVSVGMIITQGATYLQMRTVGELHLRTRATAQVAALVTLVCFALAGVWVMYGIDGYVVKSTMDHYAASNPLNKEVVREAGAWLVNFNNMPILWAIPALGVVLPLLTILTARMDKAAWAFVFSSLTLACIILTAGVAMFPFVMPSSTMMNASLTMWDATSSQLTLNVMTWVAVVLVPIILLYTAWCYWKMFGRITKEDIERNTHSLY, from the coding sequence ATGATCGATTATGAAGTATTGCGTTTTATCTGGTGGCTGCTGGTTGGCATTCTGCTGATTGGTTTTGCAGTCACTGACGGTTTCGACATGGGGGTGGGCATGCTCACCCGTTTCCTCGGTCGTAACGACACCGAGCGTCGAATTATGATTAACTCCATCGCCCCACACTGGGACGGTAACCAGGTTTGGCTTATCACCGCAGGCGGCGCACTGTTTGCTGCCTGGCCGATGGTCTATGCTGCTGCGTTCTCCGGCTTCTATGTGGCGATGATCCTTGTGCTGGCGTCTTTGTTCTTCCGTCCGGTCGGTTTTGATTATCGCTCCAAGATTGAAGAAACCCGCTGGCGTAACATGTGGGACTGGGGCATCTTCATTGGTAGCTTCGTTCCGCCGCTGGTGATTGGTGTAGCGTTCGGCAACCTGTTGCAGGGCGTACCGTTCAACGTTGATGAATATCTGCGTCTGTACTACACCGGTAACTTCTTCCAGCTGCTTAACCCGTTCGGCCTGCTGGCTGGTGTGGTGAGCGTAGGGATGATCATTACTCAGGGCGCGACCTACCTGCAAATGCGTACCGTGGGCGAGCTGCACCTGCGTACCCGTGCAACGGCTCAGGTGGCGGCACTGGTGACGCTGGTCTGCTTCGCACTGGCGGGTGTATGGGTGATGTACGGTATCGACGGTTATGTCGTTAAATCGACAATGGACCATTACGCAGCATCTAACCCGCTGAATAAAGAAGTGGTTCGTGAAGCTGGCGCATGGTTGGTGAACTTCAACAATATGCCGATTCTGTGGGCTATTCCGGCGCTGGGTGTTGTTCTGCCGCTGCTGACCATCCTGACTGCACGTATGGATAAAGCCGCGTGGGCGTTTGTGTTTTCCTCCCTGACGCTAGCCTGCATCATCCTGACTGCCGGTGTCGCGATGTTCCCGTTTGTGATGCCGTCCAGCACCATGATGAATGCAAGTCTGACAATGTGGGATGCAACTTCCAGCCAGCTGACGCTTAACGTCATGACCTGGGTTGCGGTGGTTCTGGTTCCGATCATTCTGCTCTACACCGCCTGGTGTTACTGGAAAATGTTCGGACGTATCACCAAAGAAGATATTGAACGTAACACCCACTCTCTGTACTAA
- the cydX gene encoding cytochrome bd-I oxidase subunit CydX, with protein sequence MWYFAWILGTLLACSFGVITALALEHVESGKAGQEDS encoded by the coding sequence ATGTGGTATTTCGCATGGATTCTGGGAACGCTTCTTGCCTGTTCGTTTGGGGTAATCACCGCGCTGGCGCTTGAGCACGTCGAATCAGGTAAAGCCGGTCAAGAAGACAGCTGA
- the ybgE gene encoding cyd operon protein YbgE: MSKIIATLYAVMDKRPLRALSFVMALLLAGCMFWDPSRFAAKTSELEIWHGLLLMWAVCAGVIHGVGFRPQKVLWQGIFCPLLADIVLIVGLIFCFF; the protein is encoded by the coding sequence ATGAGTAAGATTATCGCAACCTTGTATGCGGTAATGGACAAGCGCCCCCTGCGGGCGCTTTCCTTCGTGATGGCGCTTCTGTTAGCAGGATGTATGTTTTGGGACCCATCACGTTTTGCCGCGAAGACCAGTGAACTGGAAATCTGGCATGGTTTATTGCTGATGTGGGCCGTCTGTGCTGGCGTAATTCACGGCGTGGGTTTTCGTCCGCAGAAGGTTCTTTGGCAAGGGATTTTTTGCCCACTGCTTGCCGATATCGTTCT